In Arthrobacter sp. StoSoilB5, one genomic interval encodes:
- the purU gene encoding formyltetrahydrofolate deformylase: protein MTDSASPAAFVVTLSCPDRPGIVHAVAGALLEAGCNIADSQQYGSPSTGNFFMRVEATTSSSQDELAAALRPVAESFGMTWQINPVGRKVRTIILCSKDAHCLNDLLFQQRTGTLPIEVPAIVSNHRDLEELAQFYGIPFHHIPVTPETKPQAEAALLKLIAEHDIELTVLARYMQVLSNELCTELNGKAINIHHSFLPSFKGAKPYHQAHARGVKIIGATAHYVTADLDEGPIIEQEVIRVDHARTAAQFVQMGRDVEGRTLAQAVQWHAEHRVLLDGTRTVVFN, encoded by the coding sequence GTGACTGACTCCGCCTCGCCTGCTGCTTTTGTTGTAACACTCTCCTGCCCCGACCGCCCCGGCATCGTCCACGCGGTAGCCGGAGCCTTGCTTGAGGCGGGCTGCAACATCGCCGATTCCCAGCAGTACGGAAGCCCCAGCACCGGCAACTTCTTCATGCGCGTGGAGGCTACGACGTCGTCTTCCCAGGACGAGCTGGCCGCCGCACTGCGGCCGGTCGCAGAGTCCTTTGGCATGACGTGGCAGATCAACCCGGTGGGCCGGAAGGTCCGTACCATCATCCTGTGTTCCAAGGATGCGCACTGCCTCAACGACCTCCTGTTCCAGCAGCGCACGGGAACCCTGCCAATCGAGGTCCCGGCGATCGTTTCGAACCACCGCGACCTTGAGGAGCTGGCGCAGTTCTACGGGATCCCGTTCCACCACATTCCCGTGACGCCGGAGACCAAGCCCCAGGCCGAGGCCGCACTCTTGAAACTGATTGCAGAGCACGACATCGAACTGACCGTCCTGGCGCGTTACATGCAGGTCCTTTCCAATGAGCTCTGCACGGAATTGAACGGCAAGGCCATTAACATCCACCACTCGTTCCTGCCTTCCTTCAAGGGTGCCAAGCCGTACCACCAGGCCCACGCGCGCGGTGTGAAGATCATCGGCGCTACGGCCCACTATGTGACGGCCGACCTCGATGAGGGCCCGATCATCGAGCAGGAAGTCATCCGCGTGGACCACGCCCGCACTGCTGCGCAGTTCGTTCAGATGGGCCGCGACGTTGAGGGCCGCACGCTTGCCCAGGCAGTCCAGTGGCACGCAGAACACCGCGTGCTTTTGGATGGCACCCGGACCGTGGTGTTCAACTAA